Proteins encoded by one window of Crassostrea angulata isolate pt1a10 chromosome 9, ASM2561291v2, whole genome shotgun sequence:
- the LOC128163013 gene encoding trigger factor-like has protein sequence MKHYILLHICRMGTFLTAFDNGYISKFIGKSLDEIACEDIYSNDDDDDDDDDDDDDDDVGKERARKKKTGPKPSKLPTDIDVSDEHDGNDDHNDEDGDDYVGRERARK, from the exons ATGAAACACTACATATTGCTACATATATGTAGAATGGGAACATTTTTGACTGCATTTGACAATGGATACATTTCTAAATTTATTGGAAAGTCCTTAGATGAAATTGCCTGTgaag acatatattcaaatgatgatgatgatgatgatgatgatgatgatgatgatgatgatgatgttggAAAAGAACGAGccagaaaaaagaaaactggACCTAAGCCTTCAAAACTCCCAACAG ACATAGATGTGAGTGATGAACATGATGGCAATGATGATCATAATGATGAAGATGGGGATGATTATGTTGGGAGAGAACGAGCTAGAAAATAG